In the genome of Magnolia sinica isolate HGM2019 chromosome 2, MsV1, whole genome shotgun sequence, one region contains:
- the LOC131237377 gene encoding beta-glucosidase 11-like, translated as MENPNFSLSLKEALQDEARIDYCHCHLLFVQNAIRDGVDVRGYFAWSLLDNFEWAEGFTIRFGLIYVCYKDGLKRYPKHSALWFQQFLRGHEGIDNSISSE; from the exons ATGGAAAACCCAAATTTCAGCTTGTCACTGAAGGAAGCGCTGCAAGACGAAGCGAGGATTGACTACTGTCATTGCCATCTTTTATTTGTTCAAAATGCCATCAG ggatggtgtggatgtgaggGGCTACTTTGCTTGGTCATTGTTGGACAACTTCGAATGGGCAGAAGGTTTCACTATTAGATTTGGCCTTATTTACGTGTGTTATAAAGATGGTCTGAAGAGATACCCAAAACATTCTGCTCTTTGGTTTCAGCAGTTTCTCAGAGGGCATGAGGGTATAGATAATTCCATCTCCTCTGAATGA